The following proteins are co-located in the Telopea speciosissima isolate NSW1024214 ecotype Mountain lineage chromosome 9, Tspe_v1, whole genome shotgun sequence genome:
- the LOC122640914 gene encoding nuclear pore complex protein NUP214-like, with translation MAVLKDEWGGYTIQLDEEKEGNHEASVDYIFQRIGESVPIKLQNTNFDTECPPTRPLVVSEQFGAIFVAHNEGFCVAKTRDVIEAAKEIKEKNRGSCIQDLSIVDVPIGKAYILALSTDFSTLAVTVGGVVHLFSVDSLLNKVNVVYCVAL, from the exons ATGGCGGTGTTGAAAGATGAATGGGGAGGTTATACTATTCAGCTAGACGAAGAGAAGGAAGGCAACCATGAAGCATCTGTGGATTATATCTTTCAGAGGATTGGAGAATCTGTACCCATAAAGCTACAGAACACCAATTTTGATACTGAATGTCCTCCAACAAGACCTTTGGTCGTCTCTGAACAATTTGGAGCCATATTCGTTGCACACAACGAAG GGTTCTGTGTTGCAAAGACAAGGGATGTTATCGAGGCAGCAAAggaaataaaggagaaaaatagaggTTCATGTATCCAAGACCTTAGTATTGTAGATGTTCCAATTGGTAAGGCTTACATTTTGGCATTGTCTACGGATTTTTCAACGCTTGCTGTCACTGTTGGTGGAGTGGTTCATTTATTCTCGGTTGATTCTCTTCTTAACAAGGTAAATGTTGTCTACTGTGTAGCTTTATAA